Proteins from a genomic interval of Agrococcus sp. ARC_14:
- a CDS encoding hydrolase gives MTILCATCGVESAEPLPETCPICADERQWVPRHGQVWTSVDVQQRDGMRVDVVEDEPGLWAITSEPAVGIGQRALLVQTDGGNLLWDPIGTITDAAVEQVRELGGLVAVAASHPHMFGVQCAWADALDARVLVNRRDASWIQRQHERVELWDQEVELLPGVRLIRFGGHFPGSAMVVWQQGSDGEGSLLAGDTIQPKPDRASLGFMRSFPNNIPMSPGVVRRIADQLAPLRYRRIYGNIPGQLIEDGPAAVERSAARHIAWCRGEHDDLT, from the coding sequence ATGACGATCCTGTGCGCGACGTGCGGCGTGGAATCCGCCGAGCCCCTGCCAGAGACCTGCCCGATCTGCGCCGACGAGCGCCAGTGGGTGCCGCGGCACGGGCAGGTCTGGACCTCCGTCGACGTGCAGCAGCGCGACGGCATGCGCGTCGACGTGGTCGAGGATGAGCCCGGCCTCTGGGCGATCACGTCCGAGCCCGCGGTCGGCATCGGCCAGCGGGCGCTGCTGGTGCAGACCGACGGCGGCAACCTGCTCTGGGACCCGATCGGCACCATCACGGATGCCGCCGTCGAGCAGGTGCGCGAGCTCGGCGGGCTGGTGGCGGTCGCAGCCTCGCACCCGCACATGTTCGGGGTGCAGTGCGCGTGGGCGGATGCGCTCGACGCGCGCGTGCTCGTCAACCGACGCGACGCATCCTGGATCCAGCGCCAGCACGAGCGGGTCGAGCTGTGGGACCAGGAGGTCGAGCTGCTGCCCGGTGTGCGGCTGATCCGCTTCGGCGGGCACTTCCCGGGCTCGGCGATGGTGGTGTGGCAGCAGGGCAGCGACGGTGAGGGATCACTGCTCGCCGGCGACACCATCCAGCCGAAGCCAGACCGGGCGAGCCTGGGGTTCATGCGCTCGTTCCCCAACAACATCCCGATGTCGCCCGGCGTCGTGCGGCGAATCGCCGACCAGCTCGCGCCGCTGCGCTACCGGCGCATCTACGGCAACATCCCCGGGCAGCTGATCGAGGATGGCCCCGCGGCGGTCGAGCGCTCGGCGGCCCGGCACATCGCCTGGTGCCGCGGCGAGCACGACGACCTGACCTGA
- the sucD gene encoding succinate--CoA ligase subunit alpha, which produces MSIYLNKDNKVIVQGITGGEGSKHTARMLAAGTQVVGGVNARKAGTTVSHVAQDGSQVELPVFGSVAEAMAETGADTSIVFVPPAFAKDAVIEAVDAGIGLLVVITEGIPVQDSAEFWAHAKAKGTTRIIGPNCPGIITPEESLVGITPANITGKGPIGLVSKSGTLTYQMMFELRDIGFSTAIGIGGDPVIGTTHIDALEAFEADPETKAIVMIGEIGGDAEERAADFIKANVTKPVVGYVAGFTAPEGKTMGHAGAIVSGSSGTAEAKQVALEAAGVKVGKTPTETARLMREIIESL; this is translated from the coding sequence ATGTCGATCTACCTCAACAAGGACAACAAGGTCATCGTCCAGGGCATCACCGGCGGCGAGGGCTCGAAGCACACCGCCCGCATGCTCGCGGCCGGCACCCAGGTCGTCGGCGGCGTGAACGCGCGCAAGGCCGGCACGACCGTCTCGCACGTCGCGCAGGACGGCTCGCAGGTCGAGCTGCCCGTCTTCGGCTCGGTCGCCGAGGCCATGGCCGAGACCGGCGCCGACACCTCGATCGTGTTCGTGCCGCCGGCCTTCGCCAAGGACGCCGTCATCGAGGCCGTCGACGCGGGCATCGGCCTGCTCGTGGTCATCACCGAGGGCATCCCCGTGCAGGACTCCGCCGAGTTCTGGGCGCACGCCAAGGCCAAGGGCACCACGCGCATCATCGGCCCGAACTGCCCCGGCATCATCACGCCGGAGGAGTCGCTCGTCGGCATCACGCCCGCGAACATCACCGGCAAGGGCCCCATCGGCCTGGTGTCGAAGTCGGGCACGCTGACCTACCAGATGATGTTCGAGCTGCGCGACATCGGCTTCTCGACCGCCATCGGCATCGGCGGCGACCCGGTCATCGGCACGACGCACATCGACGCGCTCGAGGCCTTCGAGGCCGACCCGGAGACCAAGGCGATCGTCATGATCGGCGAGATCGGCGGCGACGCCGAGGAGCGCGCTGCGGACTTCATCAAGGCCAACGTGACGAAGCCGGTCGTCGGCTACGTCGCTGGCTTCACCGCTCCCGAGGGCAAGACCATGGGCCACGCAGGCGCCATCGTCTCGGGCTCGTCGGGCACGGCGGAGGCGAAGCAGGTGGCCCTCGAGGCCGCCGGCGTCAAGGTCGGCAAGACGCCGACCGAGACCGCTCGCCTGATGCGGGAGATCATCGAGTCGCTCTGA
- a CDS encoding DUF6350 family protein, which yields MRRVWAGIGQAVESAAIAAVGLVLCALVCLAVWGIDQGFGGDPLLQWRLAADAWLVGHGVDLGVTLGRDAVIAVGLEEAGRSWVLSLGAWGIGLITFWLHWRSGRRLATLPIIDTTIAVVLGAAATGTIGLLVGVSAQHATAAPNLAHAAVFPALVALVGMGGAVLAVHKHDWLLAAARTLTIEDRWLRSIRTALRTGVGSTIAVLGVGALLVGAGLFLRFTEGLLLLESLGVTAVGVIVMFLLQLALAPVAIVWGATWAIGPGFMIGRGSSVSPLGTDLGPVPAMPLLAAIDPSAQPWMAVVVVLPVLAAVLVGVLARQSLLAGTPGRPVHWWELAIAALGGGVLAGALLGILAMLSTGAIGPGRLSVTGPDAVLVAAWGALEIGIGLLIGMLAGGRGTGALAGGFAVPLAAEREGSTLRDFFGFGRGPGETVDEDASIPSEWSDDQPTEAVEPLAAAESTPAPKPKPKPKPEPTPTHGSTPAQETSPVVAVSTEDQTRTQPVEPVADAGEQGEGETDRDPR from the coding sequence GTGCGTCGCGTGTGGGCCGGGATCGGCCAGGCAGTCGAGTCCGCCGCCATCGCGGCGGTGGGCCTCGTGCTGTGCGCGCTCGTCTGCCTCGCCGTCTGGGGCATCGATCAGGGCTTCGGGGGCGACCCGCTGCTGCAGTGGCGCCTCGCCGCGGACGCGTGGCTCGTGGGCCACGGCGTCGACCTCGGCGTCACCCTCGGCCGCGACGCCGTCATCGCCGTCGGCCTCGAGGAGGCGGGGCGCTCGTGGGTGCTCTCGCTCGGTGCGTGGGGCATCGGCCTGATCACCTTCTGGCTGCACTGGCGCAGCGGTCGCAGGCTCGCCACGCTGCCGATCATCGACACGACCATCGCCGTGGTGCTCGGTGCCGCGGCGACCGGCACGATCGGCCTGCTCGTCGGCGTGAGCGCACAGCACGCCACGGCGGCGCCCAATCTGGCACATGCCGCCGTCTTCCCCGCGCTCGTCGCCCTCGTGGGCATGGGCGGCGCGGTGCTCGCGGTGCACAAGCACGACTGGCTCCTCGCCGCCGCTCGCACGCTCACGATCGAGGATCGCTGGCTGCGCTCGATCCGCACGGCGCTCCGGACCGGTGTCGGCAGCACGATCGCGGTGCTCGGCGTCGGTGCGCTGCTCGTCGGCGCCGGGCTGTTCCTGCGCTTCACCGAGGGCTTGCTGCTGCTCGAGTCGCTCGGGGTCACCGCGGTCGGCGTGATCGTGATGTTCCTGCTGCAGCTGGCGCTCGCCCCCGTCGCGATCGTCTGGGGCGCCACCTGGGCGATCGGGCCCGGGTTCATGATCGGTCGCGGCTCGAGCGTCTCGCCGCTCGGCACCGATCTCGGCCCGGTGCCCGCGATGCCGCTGCTGGCTGCGATCGACCCGAGCGCCCAGCCGTGGATGGCCGTCGTCGTCGTGCTGCCCGTGCTCGCCGCGGTGCTCGTCGGCGTCCTCGCGCGTCAGAGCCTGCTGGCCGGCACGCCGGGTCGACCGGTGCACTGGTGGGAGCTCGCGATCGCCGCGCTGGGCGGCGGTGTGCTCGCGGGTGCGCTGCTCGGCATCCTGGCGATGCTCTCGACGGGCGCGATCGGCCCTGGCCGCCTCTCCGTCACGGGGCCGGATGCGGTGCTGGTCGCCGCGTGGGGAGCCCTCGAGATCGGCATCGGCCTGCTGATCGGCATGCTCGCAGGCGGGCGGGGCACGGGGGCGCTCGCGGGAGGCTTCGCGGTGCCGCTGGCCGCCGAGCGAGAAGGCTCGACGCTGCGCGACTTCTTCGGCTTCGGCCGGGGTCCGGGCGAGACGGTCGACGAGGATGCCTCCATACCCTCGGAGTGGTCGGACGACCAGCCGACGGAGGCGGTCGAGCCGCTGGCGGCCGCTGAGTCGACGCCTGCGCCGAAGCCGAAGCCGAAGCCGAAGCCTGAGCCGACGCCGACGCACGGCTCGACGCCGGCCCAGGAGACCTCGCCGGTCGTCGCCGTCTCGACCGAGGATCAGACCCGCACGCAGCCGGTGGAGCCGGTCGCCGACGCGGGCGAGCAGGGCGAGGGCGAGACGGATCGCGACCCTCGGTAG
- the sucC gene encoding ADP-forming succinate--CoA ligase subunit beta, giving the protein MDLYEYQARDLFEQHGVPVLRGITADTPEQAEAAATELGGGVVVVKAQVKTGGRGKAGGVKLAKSPAEAKDAAEAILGLDIKGHTVQRVMVAEGAAIKEEYYFSVLLDRANRSYLAMCSFEGGMEIEQLAEERPEALAKIEVDPAVGIDAAKAEEIVRAGKFPEELVAKVAPVIVKLYDVFVKEDATLVEVNPLVLTEGGDIIALDGKISLDENADFRQAGHAALEDKAAADPLEAKAKESDLNYVKLDGQVGIIGNGAGLVMSTLDVVAYAGERHGGVKPANFLDIGGGASAQVMAAGLDVILNDADVKSVFVNVFGGITACDEVARGIVQALEILGDAATKPLVVRLDGNNVEEGRKILADAAHPLVTVVDTMDEAADKAAELAAA; this is encoded by the coding sequence GTGGATCTCTACGAGTACCAGGCAAGAGACCTGTTCGAGCAGCACGGGGTTCCTGTGCTGCGCGGCATCACGGCCGACACCCCCGAGCAGGCCGAGGCAGCAGCCACGGAGCTCGGCGGCGGAGTCGTCGTCGTGAAGGCACAGGTCAAGACCGGCGGGCGTGGCAAGGCAGGCGGCGTGAAGCTGGCCAAGAGCCCCGCGGAGGCGAAGGATGCAGCGGAAGCCATCCTCGGCCTCGACATCAAGGGGCACACGGTGCAGCGCGTGATGGTGGCAGAGGGCGCAGCCATCAAGGAGGAGTACTACTTCTCTGTGCTGCTGGACCGCGCGAACCGCTCGTACCTCGCCATGTGCTCGTTCGAGGGCGGCATGGAGATCGAGCAGCTGGCCGAGGAGCGACCCGAGGCGCTCGCGAAGATCGAGGTCGACCCCGCCGTCGGCATCGACGCCGCGAAGGCCGAGGAGATCGTGCGTGCCGGGAAGTTCCCCGAGGAGCTGGTCGCCAAGGTCGCTCCGGTCATCGTGAAGCTCTACGACGTCTTCGTCAAGGAGGACGCCACGCTGGTCGAGGTGAACCCGCTCGTGCTCACCGAGGGCGGCGACATCATCGCGCTCGACGGCAAGATCTCGCTCGATGAGAACGCCGACTTCCGCCAGGCGGGTCACGCGGCGCTCGAGGACAAGGCGGCTGCCGACCCGCTCGAGGCGAAGGCCAAGGAGTCGGACCTCAACTACGTGAAGCTCGATGGCCAGGTCGGCATCATCGGCAACGGCGCGGGGCTGGTCATGTCGACGCTCGACGTGGTCGCCTACGCGGGCGAGCGTCACGGCGGCGTGAAGCCGGCCAACTTCCTGGACATCGGTGGCGGCGCATCCGCGCAGGTCATGGCTGCCGGCCTCGACGTCATCCTGAACGACGCAGACGTCAAGAGCGTCTTCGTCAACGTCTTCGGCGGCATCACGGCGTGCGACGAGGTCGCCCGCGGCATCGTGCAGGCACTCGAGATCCTCGGCGACGCGGCGACCAAGCCGCTCGTCGTGCGCCTCGACGGCAACAACGTCGAGGAGGGTCGCAAGATCCTCGCCGACGCCGCGCACCCGCTGGTGACGGTCGTGGACACGATGGATGAGGCAGCCGACAAGGCCGCCGAGCTGGCTGCGGCGTAA
- a CDS encoding NADP-dependent oxidoreductase, with product MRAAIYDSYGGTDRIRVTDVPEPKVGPATVLIRVRSAGVNPVDWKVMAGYLDGMFDAVFPVIPGWDVSGVVEAVGLDTPEFQVGDEVMAYARKDALIGGTFAELVAVPVRAVARKPASLDWHQAAGLPLAGLTAYQLIDRLEVAEGETVLIHNAGGGVGSLAVQIAIARGARVIGTAGEGNHERLRELGAEPVAYGDGLVERVRALAPEGVDVSLDLVGGVLGQAKALLREGGRLGSIADGSVAEHGGLSLWARPSSADLAVLARLADDGDLTVPIDAVHPLDDVAGAFERSMTGHTAGKIVIEISA from the coding sequence ATGCGAGCAGCGATCTACGACAGCTACGGCGGCACCGACCGCATCCGCGTGACCGACGTCCCAGAGCCCAAGGTGGGCCCCGCGACCGTGCTCATCCGGGTGCGCTCCGCCGGCGTCAACCCGGTCGACTGGAAGGTCATGGCCGGCTACCTCGACGGCATGTTCGACGCGGTCTTCCCGGTCATTCCGGGGTGGGATGTGTCGGGTGTCGTCGAGGCCGTCGGGCTCGACACACCGGAGTTCCAGGTGGGCGACGAGGTGATGGCCTACGCGCGCAAGGACGCGCTGATCGGCGGCACCTTCGCAGAGCTCGTCGCGGTGCCGGTGCGCGCCGTGGCGCGCAAGCCCGCCTCGCTGGACTGGCACCAGGCAGCCGGCCTGCCGCTCGCCGGCCTCACCGCCTACCAGCTCATCGATCGCCTGGAGGTCGCCGAGGGCGAGACCGTGCTCATCCACAACGCCGGCGGCGGGGTCGGCTCGCTCGCCGTGCAGATCGCCATCGCACGCGGCGCGCGCGTCATCGGCACCGCCGGCGAAGGCAATCACGAGCGGCTGCGCGAGCTCGGCGCCGAGCCGGTCGCCTACGGCGACGGTCTGGTCGAGCGTGTGCGAGCGCTCGCGCCAGAGGGCGTCGACGTCTCGCTCGACCTGGTCGGCGGCGTGCTCGGGCAGGCGAAGGCACTGCTCCGCGAGGGCGGCAGGCTCGGCTCCATCGCCGACGGCTCGGTCGCCGAGCACGGCGGCCTCTCGCTCTGGGCTCGCCCCAGCAGCGCCGACCTGGCGGTGCTCGCGCGCCTCGCCGACGACGGCGACCTGACGGTGCCCATCGACGCAGTGCATCCGCTCGATGACGTCGCAGGCGCCTTCGAGCGCAGCATGACCGGCCACACCGCCGGCAAGATCGTGATCGAGATCAGCGCCTAG
- a CDS encoding DUF559 domain-containing protein, with protein sequence MLDPLLVSLGVLTAAQLLSGGWTKAQLARAVRERSLQRLRDGWFAQDGADAAVIAAVRAGGCLSCASALRARGVWVPEALTVRSHTRYPRRAGKRGCSPHGGRPAVAQAVDELEIAFRCLLKCGSAEDVVVVADSLVQLRMATQHELEQWLRDAPVRIQLLADPFDRAESGTESMVRVRLRLLGIMVRPQISIWEGMRVDLLVGDRLVIECDSKAFHSDWEQQQADRARDRQLAARGYLPLRLTYRQIVDDWPNVERDILAIIRRGDHRWPRSADVRLSGHSAA encoded by the coding sequence ATGCTCGATCCGCTCCTTGTCTCGCTGGGTGTCCTCACGGCGGCCCAGCTCCTCTCTGGCGGCTGGACGAAGGCGCAGCTCGCGCGTGCTGTGCGCGAGCGCTCGCTGCAACGGCTGCGCGACGGCTGGTTCGCGCAGGACGGCGCGGATGCGGCCGTCATCGCGGCAGTGCGAGCCGGCGGCTGCCTCTCCTGCGCGAGCGCGTTGCGGGCTCGGGGCGTGTGGGTGCCGGAGGCGCTGACGGTGCGCAGTCACACTCGCTATCCCAGGCGGGCGGGCAAGCGCGGCTGCTCGCCACACGGCGGGCGACCGGCGGTCGCGCAGGCGGTGGACGAGCTGGAGATCGCGTTCCGCTGCCTGCTCAAGTGCGGAAGCGCAGAGGACGTGGTGGTCGTGGCGGATTCGCTGGTGCAGCTCAGGATGGCGACGCAGCACGAGCTGGAGCAGTGGTTGCGCGATGCACCGGTGCGCATCCAGCTGCTGGCGGACCCCTTCGATCGCGCTGAGTCGGGCACGGAGTCGATGGTCAGGGTTCGGCTGCGGCTGCTCGGCATCATGGTGCGGCCGCAGATCTCGATCTGGGAGGGCATGCGGGTCGATCTGCTGGTGGGGGACAGGCTCGTGATCGAGTGCGACAGCAAGGCATTCCACTCGGACTGGGAGCAGCAGCAGGCAGACCGAGCGCGCGACCGGCAGCTCGCCGCCCGCGGGTACCTGCCGCTGAGGCTCACCTATCGCCAGATCGTCGACGACTGGCCGAATGTCGAGCGCGACATCCTCGCGATCATCCGGCGGGGTGACCATCGCTGGCCGCGCTCGGCAGATGTGCGGCTGAGCGGGCACTCGGCTGCGTAG
- the purN gene encoding phosphoribosylglycinamide formyltransferase, translating to MLRLVVLVSGSGTNFADLLQRTNAGSVPAEIIAVGADRACGGLEVAAAAGIPTFVEPFVAPREEWSARIADRIHAFEPDLVVLSGFMRLLSASAVSRFEPAILNTHPAHLPEFPGAQGVRDALAAGVAQTGASVIIVDSGIDTGPILAQQRVPVLPDDTQDSLHDRIKLVERDLLASVITHIADGTIDLADHGLEHRLDRTDS from the coding sequence GTGCTGCGCCTCGTCGTCCTCGTCTCCGGCAGCGGCACCAACTTCGCCGATCTGCTCCAGCGCACCAACGCGGGGAGCGTGCCTGCCGAGATCATCGCCGTCGGCGCCGACCGTGCGTGCGGCGGCCTCGAGGTGGCAGCCGCGGCCGGCATCCCCACCTTCGTCGAGCCCTTCGTGGCACCCCGTGAGGAGTGGTCGGCGCGCATCGCCGACCGCATCCACGCCTTCGAGCCCGACCTGGTCGTGCTCTCGGGCTTCATGCGGCTGCTCTCGGCCTCGGCGGTCTCGCGCTTCGAGCCGGCGATCCTCAACACCCATCCGGCTCACCTGCCGGAGTTCCCCGGCGCCCAGGGCGTGCGCGACGCGCTCGCGGCGGGCGTCGCGCAGACCGGTGCGAGCGTCATCATCGTCGACAGCGGCATCGACACCGGCCCGATCCTCGCTCAACAGCGCGTGCCCGTGCTGCCCGACGACACGCAGGATTCCCTCCACGACCGCATCAAGCTCGTCGAGCGCGACCTGCTGGCGAGCGTCATCACCCACATCGCCGACGGCACCATCGACCTCGCCGACCACGGGCTCGAGCATCGCCTCGACCGAACCGACAGCTAA
- a CDS encoding NADP-dependent isocitrate dehydrogenase — MAKIIYTYTDEAPMLATHSFLPIVSAFAAAADVEVESRDISLAGRIVSAFADLLPADQRESDALAELGELAKTPEANIIKLPNVSASVPQLKAAVTELQAQGFALPDYPDEVTTDEEREIRARYDAIKGSAVNPVLREGNSDRRAPRSVKEYARKHPHSMGAWAEDSKTAVVTMDAGDFRANEQSVTLRADDTLQIRLVGTDAETTVLKDGLAVLAGEIVDATFMSASALDAFLRAQVKRARDEHVLFSAHLKATMMKVSDPIIFGHVVRAFLPTVFEKYGTQLEQAGLSPENGLASILSGLSELDDSTAAGVRKAIEDGIADGPRLAMVNSDRGITNLHVPSDVIVDASMPAMIRQSGHMWGPDGEEADTLAVIPDSSYAGIYQVVIEDCQANGAFDPTTMGSVPNVGLMAQKAEEYGSHDKTFRLERAGRVEVVNGAGEVLLSHDVEAGDIWRACQTKDVPVRDWVKLAVTRARASSTPAVFWLDKARAHDAELIKKVEEELPKHDTAGLDIQILSPIEATKLSIERIRRGEDTISVTGNVLRDYNTDLFPILELGTSAKMLSVVPLLSGGGLFETGAGGSAPKHVQQLVEENHLRWDSLGEFMALAESLRHLSESTGNARAGVLAETLDAATGSFLGDNKSPSRKVGEIDNRGSHFWLARYWAEELAAQTDDAALAATFGPVAEQLASQSNTIEQELLSVQGSPVDLGGYYRVDTDLADAAMRPSASLNAILAPLR, encoded by the coding sequence ATGGCCAAGATCATCTACACGTACACCGACGAGGCGCCGATGCTCGCGACGCACTCCTTCCTGCCGATCGTGAGCGCGTTCGCCGCCGCGGCCGACGTGGAGGTCGAGAGCCGCGACATCTCGCTGGCAGGTCGCATCGTCTCGGCGTTCGCCGACCTGCTGCCCGCCGACCAGCGGGAGTCGGATGCGCTGGCAGAGCTGGGCGAGCTGGCGAAGACGCCGGAGGCCAACATCATCAAGCTGCCGAACGTCTCGGCATCCGTGCCGCAGCTGAAGGCAGCCGTCACCGAGCTGCAGGCGCAGGGCTTCGCCCTCCCCGACTACCCGGATGAGGTCACGACGGATGAGGAGCGCGAGATCCGCGCCCGCTACGACGCCATCAAGGGCTCCGCCGTGAACCCGGTGCTGCGCGAGGGCAACTCGGATCGCCGCGCGCCGCGCTCGGTGAAGGAGTACGCCCGCAAGCACCCGCACTCGATGGGCGCGTGGGCTGAGGATTCGAAGACGGCCGTCGTCACGATGGACGCCGGCGACTTCCGTGCGAACGAGCAGTCGGTCACGCTCCGCGCAGACGACACCCTGCAGATCCGCCTCGTCGGCACCGACGCGGAGACGACCGTGCTGAAGGACGGCCTCGCTGTGCTCGCCGGCGAGATCGTCGACGCGACCTTCATGAGCGCGTCGGCGCTCGACGCGTTCCTGCGCGCGCAGGTCAAGCGCGCCCGAGACGAGCACGTGCTGTTCTCGGCACACCTCAAGGCGACGATGATGAAGGTCTCCGACCCCATCATCTTCGGCCACGTCGTGCGCGCGTTCCTGCCGACCGTCTTCGAGAAGTACGGCACGCAGCTCGAGCAGGCGGGCCTCTCGCCCGAGAACGGCCTCGCCTCGATCCTCTCCGGCCTCTCGGAGCTCGACGACTCGACCGCCGCCGGCGTGCGCAAGGCGATCGAGGACGGCATCGCCGATGGCCCCCGCCTCGCGATGGTGAACTCCGACCGCGGCATCACCAACCTGCACGTGCCCTCTGACGTGATCGTGGATGCCTCGATGCCGGCCATGATCCGCCAGTCCGGCCACATGTGGGGCCCGGACGGCGAAGAGGCCGACACGCTCGCCGTGATCCCCGACTCCTCCTACGCGGGCATCTACCAGGTCGTCATCGAGGATTGCCAGGCCAACGGCGCCTTCGACCCGACCACCATGGGCTCGGTGCCCAACGTCGGCCTCATGGCGCAGAAGGCCGAGGAGTACGGCTCGCACGACAAGACCTTCCGCCTCGAGCGGGCAGGCCGCGTCGAGGTCGTGAACGGCGCCGGCGAGGTGCTGCTCTCGCACGACGTCGAGGCCGGCGACATCTGGCGCGCGTGCCAGACGAAGGATGTGCCGGTGCGCGACTGGGTCAAGCTCGCGGTGACGCGCGCTCGCGCCTCGTCGACCCCCGCGGTGTTCTGGCTCGACAAGGCTCGCGCGCACGACGCCGAGCTCATCAAGAAGGTCGAGGAGGAGCTGCCGAAGCACGACACTGCGGGCCTCGACATCCAGATCCTCAGCCCGATCGAGGCGACCAAGCTCTCGATCGAGCGCATCCGCCGCGGTGAGGACACCATCTCGGTGACCGGCAACGTGCTGCGCGACTACAACACCGACCTCTTCCCCATCCTCGAGCTCGGCACGAGCGCGAAGATGCTGTCGGTCGTGCCGCTGCTCAGCGGCGGTGGGCTGTTCGAGACGGGCGCCGGCGGCTCTGCCCCGAAGCACGTGCAGCAGCTGGTCGAGGAGAACCACCTGCGCTGGGACTCGCTGGGCGAGTTCATGGCGCTGGCCGAGTCGTTGCGCCACCTGTCGGAGTCGACCGGCAATGCGCGCGCCGGCGTGCTGGCCGAGACGCTCGATGCAGCGACCGGCTCGTTCCTCGGCGACAACAAGTCGCCCTCGCGCAAGGTCGGCGAGATCGACAACCGCGGCAGCCACTTCTGGCTCGCCCGCTACTGGGCTGAGGAGCTCGCAGCGCAGACGGACGACGCCGCGCTGGCCGCGACGTTCGGGCCGGTCGCCGAGCAGCTGGCCTCGCAGTCGAACACCATCGAGCAGGAGCTGCTCTCGGTGCAGGGCAGCCCGGTCGACCTGGGTGGCTACTACCGCGTCGACACCGACCTGGCCGACGCCGCCATGCGCCCGAGCGCCTCGCTGAACGCGATCCTCGCGCCGCTGCGCTGA